A window of Castor canadensis chromosome 10, mCasCan1.hap1v2, whole genome shotgun sequence contains these coding sequences:
- the LOC141411377 gene encoding ubiquitin carboxyl-terminal hydrolase 17-like protein 6, whose protein sequence is MGEVFTYLREEDLVAVFSPKLCLVVLGKNHSSQYITANTFRDGMSLFQIMCVLRNTEIETQGVPSSEDADVNKHESVLATDKAPKEKFCVTWKQPYVVGAGLQNLGNTCYMNATLQCLTYTAPLANYMLSQEHSQTCCPLNTCMICILQAHMIRALQHSGKVIQPLRALVTGFHKYKQEDAHEFLMFVLGAMQNSCLPGHKDLDPQAENTSLVCQLFGGYWRSQIKCLRCHGISDTFDPYLDISLDIKAAQSVQEALKCLVKPENLDGEEAYDCATCLSRVPATKTLTLKTVPKVLILVLKRFCDFTGVKIGRVVQYPECIDMQPYMSHQNTEPLVYVLYAVLVHAGLSCHSGHYLCYIKAGNGHWYEMDDAKVTPCGITSVLNRQAYVLFYVQKSELNGHSIGFSHCEEQSLLEVADQDMGAQQRELHRPSNMQVGEPCGHKEDSATKEITLDQWKIQQQQNRPKSEFNIRKIEGTLPSNGIMIHPSKYRVGMRKNHTEKEIYLPAQCSKDTGHLPCVGMKKKGKPDHQRQEFACG, encoded by the exons ATGGGTGAGGTGTTCACATATCTGCGTGAAGAGGACCTGGTGGCAGTATTCAGTCCTAAACTGTGTTTGGTGGTGCTTGGAAAAAATCATTCCTCACAATACATAACAGCGAACACGTTCCGAGATGGCATGTCACTGTTCCAAATCATGTGTGTCCTAAGAAACACGGAGATTGAAA CCCAGGGGGTGCCCTCTTCGGAAGATGCAGATGTTAATAAGCATGAGAGTGTGTTGGCAACAGACAAAGCTCCCAAGGAGAAATTCTGTGTGACTTGGAAGCAACCTTATGTGGTTGGTGCTGGGCTGCAGAACCTGGGGAACACCTGCTACATGAATGCCACACTGCAGTGTCTGACATACACAGCCCCTCTTGCCAACTATATGCTGTCCCAGGAGCACTCCCAGACCTGTTGTCCACTGAACACCTGCATGATTTGTATTTTGCAAGCTCACATGATAAGAGCTCTCCAGCACTCTGGGAAGGTGATCCAGCCTTTGAGGGCCCTGGTGACTGGTTTCCATAAATATAAGCAGGAAGATGCCCATGAGTTTCTGATGTTCGTTTTGGGTGCAATGCAGAATTCATGCCTGCCTGGGCACAAGGATTTGGATCCTCAGGCTGAGAACACCAGCCTAGTCTGTCAGCTCTTTGGAGGATACTGGAGGTCTCAAATCAAGTGCCTCCGGTGCCATGGCATTTCTGATACCTTTGACCCCTATCTGGATATAAGTCTGGATATCAAGGCAGCTCAGAGTGTCcaggaagcattaaaatgtttagtaaagcctgaaaatctggatggggaagaggcctatgattgtgctacttgtttaagtagagtgcctgctaccaagacactgactttgaaaacggtccccaaggttcttatccttgtgttgaaaaggttctgtgattTCACGGGTGTTAAAATCGGCAGGGTCGTGCAATACCCAGAGTGTATTGATATGCAACCGTATATGTCTCACCAGAACACAGAACCACTTGTGTATGTCCTGTATGCTGTACTGGTCCATGCTGGGTTGAGCTGCCACAGCGGGCACTACTTGTGTTACATAAAAGCTGGCAACGGACACTGGTATGAAATGGATGATGCCAAGGTAACTCCCTGTGGCATTACATCTGTGCTGAATAGGCAAGCTTATGTCCTCTTTTATGTTCAGAAGAGTGAGCTCAATGGACACAGTATTGGTTTCTCTCATTGTGAGGAACAAAGTCTCCTGGAGGTGGCAGACCAGGACATGGGAGCGCAACAAAGAGAGCTTCACAGACCGTCCAACATGCAAGTTGGAGAACCCTGCGGGCACAAGGAAGATTCAGCCacaaaagaaatcaccttagaccagtggaaaatccaacaacaacaaaaccggccaaagtctgaattcaacatccggaaaatagaaggcaccctgccttccaatgGAATCATGATTCACCCATCAAAGTACAGGGTGGGCATGagaaaaaatcacactgaaaaggaaatttacctgcctgcccagtgttccaaggacactggccaccttccttgtgtgg
- the LOC141411378 gene encoding ubiquitin carboxyl-terminal hydrolase 17-like protein 6, with amino-acid sequence MGEVFTYLREEDLVAVFSPKLCLVVVGKNHSSQYITANTFRDGMSLFQIICVLRNTEIETQGVPSWEDADVNKHESVLATDKAPKEKFCVTRKQPYVVGAGLQNLGNTCYMNATLQCLTYTAPLANYMLSQEHSQTCCPLNTCMICILQAHMIRALQHSGKVIQPLRALVTGFHKYKQEDAHEFLMFVLGAMQNSCLPGHKDLDPQAENTSLVCQLFGGYWRSQIKCLRCHGISDTFDPYLDISLDIKAAQSVQEALKCLVKPENLDGEEAYDCATCLSRVPATKTLTLKTVPKVLILVLKRFCDFTGVKIGRVVQYPECIDMQPYMSHQNTEPLVYVLYAVLVHAGLSCHSGHYLCYIKAGNGHWYEMDDAKVTPCGITSVLNRQAYVLFYVQKSELNGHSIGFSHCEEQSLLEVADQDMGAQQRELHRPSNMQVGEPCGHKEDSATKEITLDQWKILQQQNRPKSEFNIRKIEGTLPSNGIMIHPSKYRVGMRKNHTEKEIYLPAQCSKDTGHLPCVGMKKKGKPDHQRQEFACG; translated from the exons ATGGGTGAGGTGTTCACATATCTGCGTGAAGAGGACCTGGTGGCAGTATTCAGTCCTAAACTGTGTTTGGTGGTGGTTGGAAAAAATCATTCCTCACAATACATAACAGCGAACACGTTCCGAGATGGCATGTCACTGTTCCAAATCATTTGTGTCCTAAGAAACACGGAGATTGAAA CCCAGGGGGTGccctcttgggaagatgcagatgttaataagcatgagagtgtgttggcaacagacaaagctcccaaggagaaattctgtgtgactaggaagcaaccttatgtggttggtgctgggctgcagaacctggggaacacctgctacatgaatgccacactgcagtgtctgacatacacagcccctcttgccaactatatgctgtcccaggagcactcccagacctgttgtccactgaacacctgcatgatttgtattttgcaagctcacatgataagagctctccagcactctgggaaggtgatccagcctttgagggccctggtgactggtttccataaatataagcaggaagatgcccatgagtttctgatgttcgttttgggtgcaatgcagaattcatgcctgcctgggcacaaggatttggatcctcaggctgagaacaccagcctagtctgtcagctctttggaggatactggaggtctcaaatcaagtgcctccggtgccatggcatttctgatacctttgacccctatctggatataagtctggatatcaaggcagctcagagtgtccaggaagcattaaaatgtttagtaaagcctgaaaatctggatggggaagaggcctatgattgtgctacttgtttaagtagagtgcctgctaccaagacactgactttgaaaacggtccccaaggttcttatccttgtgttgaaaaggttctgtgattTCACGGGTGTTAAAATCGGCAGGGTCGTGCAATACCCAGAGTGTATTGATATGCAACCGTATATGTCTCACCAGAACACAGAACCACTTGTGTATGTCCTGTATGCTGTACTGGTCCATGCTGGGTTGAGCTGCCACAGCGGGCACTACTTGTGTTACATAAAAGCTGGCAACGGACACTGGTATGAAATGGATGATGCCAAGGTAACTCCCTGTGGCATTACATCTGTGCTGAATAGGCAAGCTTATGTCCTCTTTTATGTTCAGAAGAGTGAGCTCAATGGACACAGTATTGGTTTCTCTCATTGTGAGGAACAAAGTCTCCTGGAGGTGGCAGACCAGGACATGGGAGCGCAACAAAGAGAGCTTCACAGACCGTCCAACATGCAAGTTGGAGAACCCTGCGGGCACAAGGAagattcagcaacaaaagaaatcaccttagaccagtggaaaatcctccaacaacaaaaccggccaaagtctgaattcaacatccggaaaatagaaggcaccctgccttccaatgGAATCATGATTCACCCATCAAAGTACAGGGTGGGCATGagaaaaaatcacactgaaaaggaaatttacctgcctgcccagtgttccaaggacactggccaccttccttgtgtgg gaatgaagaaaaagggcaaaCCTGACCATCAAAGACAAGAGTTTGCATGTGGATGA